The following is a genomic window from Nitrospira sp..
TGCCCGATGCCGGGTATAGAAATTCAGGATCGTCCGATCCAACTCACGCAACGTCTCCTCTCGCGCTTCGAGAAACCCGATTCGGAAACCGAGCGCTCGCACAGCTTCCAAGATCCAGGTAAAGAGGCCGCGTCGTTGCACAAACACAAACGCCATCGTCCCGAACGCCAATAGGCCGACGCTCAACAGCCCCGCCGCCACCACGCGCCCCGACGAACTCTGCGCACCCAATATCCAGAAACCCAGCGCGATCCCCAACAAAATGAACAGCACTTGCGCAATCGTCATGGTCGTCTTGGCAATGACGACGGAGGCCAGTCCCTCCACCATCGGCACACCGGACTTTTGCAGCAAATAGGCTTTGAGCGGCTCGCCGCCGACATAGGCTGTCGGCGTGGTCATATTCACCACTTCGCCAGCGGTACGTACGGCAAAGACCCGCAGGAACGAGACCCGCTGCCCAGCTGGGCCGAGCGTAATCTTCCAGCCATAGGCTTCAACGGCGTACATGAGCAAGGAAGGGAGCAGAATCACGCACAACGCCACGGGGCCGAGCCTGGTTGCCGCCTCGTAGATATTTCCGAGACCGATGTGCCAGACGATGAGACTGAGCGTGAGGCAGCCGACGAAAAGTAGAAAGAGCCTAAGCACGAGAAATCGCTGACGGACGAGTCACCCATACCATCAAGATCGCAAACACCAGCGAGCCGGCTGACGCCATCCAGAGAAACCAGTCCAGCTTGCCCACGACCGCCGCAATCAGCACGATGACGGAGAAGTCTCGGCTAGCCACATTTTTCAGCATGAATTCAGACCAGGCCGCGTGAACCGAGGTCCTCCACCGGCTCGCCGATTTGATCTTCTGCGCCCGGGTGACCAGGGCGAATGACAACGCGTTGCCAAGCACGGCCATCGCGCCCAGCACAAGAAACGTCTCCGCATCGTCCGGCCCGGCCTGCCGATACAGCCCGACGGCAATCCCTGCGAAGATGGCCATATGCACCACGTTATCCATCGCGATGTCGAGCCAGGCGCCGAACGGAGATTCGGTGAAGGTGAGACGGGCGACTTCGCCATCGCAACAGTCGATCACCGCGGCGCACTGAAACAACAATGCCGCCACAACGGCAGACTGATAGGTTCCAACGCCAAACCCCACGGCAGCCAAAA
Proteins encoded in this region:
- a CDS encoding Flippase-like domain-containing protein (MaGe:77309314), which codes for MLRLFLLFVGCLTLSLIVWHIGLGNIYEAATRLGPVALCVILLPSLLMYAVEAYGWKITLGPAGQRVSFLRVFAVRTAGEVVNMTTPTAYVGGEPLKAYLLQKSGVPMVEGLASVVIAKTTMTIAQVLFILLGIALGFWILGAQSSSGRVVAAGLLSVGLLAFGTMAFVFVQRRGLFTWILEAVRALGFRIGFLEAREETLRELDRTILNFYTRHRATFYASTGLYFLGWLAEALEVFVIIYYLGGPANLWSAISIGALSVFIKGGTFFIPGSLGAQDGGNLLLLQAFGYSDVAGITFALLRRFRELVWIGIGLACLAMLGRVTGSPDNSPTQRGGDSATD